The following are encoded together in the Capsulimonas corticalis genome:
- a CDS encoding GntR family transcriptional regulator produces MQSDSTEILVSADTARPQRVSEHVADVLSGRIRSGVYGAGEALPAERALAADLGVHRQSVRAAIEQLVRDGLVSQRPNCRPTVGPEPLETKEERGRGVTEPVSRRTAPRISASNLVALIMWHGGGPLEHAGTAQQRIFRGMNQSLMQLRRHAVFLDLSDRIGSEEENAAREAEHLRYIRDEGFGGALFYPYAYRRNQELVREVSRRVPLVLLDRKMAGVDTDFVGLENHRAIAMVVEHLLAQGHRRIVYMTRSESIQTIHDRLQGYVDTVRGAGDSEVAEMVLNLPPYQNERSWAFFDAAFRLPEDQRPTAAVCISDYLAVTVAERLQYLGLSVPEDVALTGFDNIVPVLPSGIGLTTVAQPYEEIGIQAVDLLMRRIRDRRAPLLSVELPAELIIRESSAPVAERTKSLAKT; encoded by the coding sequence ATGCAATCCGACTCGACTGAAATTCTCGTCTCCGCCGATACTGCCCGCCCGCAGCGCGTCTCCGAGCATGTGGCGGATGTCCTCTCCGGCCGTATCCGATCAGGGGTGTATGGCGCCGGGGAGGCGTTGCCTGCGGAGCGGGCGCTGGCCGCCGATCTTGGCGTCCACCGGCAGTCGGTGCGGGCCGCGATTGAACAACTGGTTCGCGATGGCCTCGTCAGCCAGCGTCCCAATTGCCGCCCTACGGTTGGACCGGAGCCTCTGGAAACGAAAGAAGAAAGAGGCCGCGGAGTGACGGAGCCTGTCAGTCGCAGGACGGCCCCACGGATCTCGGCGTCCAACCTTGTCGCCCTGATCATGTGGCACGGCGGCGGGCCGCTGGAGCACGCCGGCACGGCGCAGCAGCGCATTTTCCGGGGGATGAACCAGTCACTGATGCAGCTGAGGCGCCATGCGGTGTTCCTGGACCTGAGTGATCGGATCGGGTCGGAGGAGGAGAACGCGGCCCGCGAGGCCGAGCACCTGCGTTACATTCGGGATGAGGGCTTCGGCGGGGCGCTGTTCTATCCCTACGCCTACCGCCGCAACCAAGAACTGGTGCGCGAAGTCAGCCGCCGTGTCCCGCTTGTCTTGCTCGACCGGAAGATGGCCGGCGTCGATACGGACTTCGTGGGCCTTGAGAATCATCGCGCCATCGCCATGGTGGTCGAACACCTTCTCGCGCAGGGGCATCGCCGGATCGTTTACATGACGCGCTCCGAGTCGATCCAGACCATCCATGACCGCCTCCAGGGGTACGTTGACACGGTGCGCGGCGCCGGCGATTCCGAGGTGGCCGAAATGGTCCTGAATCTGCCGCCATACCAAAACGAGCGCTCCTGGGCCTTCTTCGACGCCGCCTTCCGCCTGCCGGAAGATCAGCGCCCGACGGCGGCGGTCTGCATCAGCGACTATCTTGCGGTGACCGTGGCGGAGCGTCTCCAATATCTCGGCCTTTCCGTCCCGGAAGACGTGGCGCTGACGGGATTCGACAACATTGTGCCGGTCCTCCCAAGTGGAATCGGCCTGACGACGGTGGCGCAGCCCTACGAAGAAATCGGGATTCAGGCCGTAGACTTGCTGATGCGTCGCATCCGGGACCGGCGCGCACCTCTACTCTCCGTGGAATTGCCGGCGGAACTCATCATCCGAGAGAGTTCCGCCCCTGTCGCAGAGCGTACCAAATCACTGGCTAAAACATAA
- a CDS encoding RICIN domain-containing protein: MKIFSTIRSRFVATALLLASTAFLAAPAAKAQNAANADAVYNGYINAYLQTSNVNGHNYPLPYLCQSLSNRDLAFFWQQAYMITGLEDAYERNYSTSRKQLIDTMLSGFITQNLTNWSWDDWNDDIAWACIAMVRGYVETGNTTYLNEAVNNWNMAYNRGWDSTYGGGIWEQESNVPNGGKVGLSNWPFVIAGCFIYQANHDATILSKSQAIYAWGRSHIFNTSDGSVWEGWYPSGAGGDDNAYNDGLIINAANSLYQITGTTQYLNDAKLAASHVMNKYPSVLNEDHPANGDFGGDQVYRGISLLARQNNLWSTYWPWLQSNCTASWNHRRTDYNITWNNFNANTTTGNMDAMEALGSLVVQSVTQMNPLTGVHAITNKGTGLAIDNGSTNTQGAKIVQWALNGGNAQKWIFTQNSDNSWNIVSVYSGQALDDPGSSKTNGTQMDQWGVNGGSNQKWWVDVQSDGSYKIWNVASGLALDNDNLSANGTPLIQWTWTGSNNQRWILR, encoded by the coding sequence ATGAAAATTTTCAGCACCATTCGTTCTCGGTTCGTAGCGACGGCGCTGCTGCTGGCCTCGACGGCGTTTCTCGCAGCCCCGGCCGCCAAAGCCCAGAACGCCGCCAACGCGGACGCTGTTTACAACGGCTACATCAACGCTTACTTGCAGACATCGAACGTCAACGGCCATAACTATCCGTTGCCGTATCTCTGCCAAAGTCTGAGCAACCGCGACCTGGCGTTCTTTTGGCAGCAAGCCTATATGATCACTGGGTTAGAAGACGCCTATGAAAGAAACTATTCCACCAGCCGCAAGCAGCTCATCGACACCATGCTGAGTGGATTCATCACACAAAACCTTACGAATTGGTCCTGGGATGACTGGAACGACGATATTGCCTGGGCTTGTATCGCGATGGTGCGAGGCTATGTCGAAACCGGCAACACCACTTATCTGAATGAAGCCGTCAACAACTGGAACATGGCCTACAATCGCGGCTGGGACAGCACCTACGGCGGCGGGATTTGGGAGCAGGAGAGCAATGTCCCCAATGGCGGCAAAGTTGGCCTGAGCAACTGGCCCTTTGTCATTGCCGGTTGTTTCATCTATCAGGCTAACCATGACGCCACCATTTTGAGCAAAAGCCAGGCAATTTACGCATGGGGGCGCTCCCATATCTTCAACACGAGCGACGGCTCGGTTTGGGAAGGCTGGTACCCGTCGGGCGCCGGCGGAGATGACAACGCCTACAATGACGGCCTGATCATCAACGCCGCCAATTCTCTCTACCAGATCACCGGAACCACTCAGTATTTGAATGACGCCAAACTGGCCGCCAGCCATGTGATGAATAAATACCCGTCGGTTTTGAATGAAGACCATCCCGCAAACGGTGATTTTGGCGGCGATCAGGTGTATCGGGGAATCAGCCTGTTGGCGCGCCAGAATAATCTTTGGAGCACATACTGGCCGTGGCTTCAGAGCAATTGCACCGCTTCGTGGAATCACCGGCGCACCGATTACAACATCACCTGGAACAACTTTAACGCGAACACCACCACCGGCAACATGGACGCCATGGAAGCTCTGGGCTCGCTCGTCGTGCAGTCCGTCACTCAGATGAATCCTCTCACCGGCGTGCACGCCATTACCAATAAGGGAACGGGGTTGGCGATCGACAACGGCAGCACCAACACGCAAGGCGCCAAGATTGTCCAATGGGCCTTGAATGGCGGAAACGCACAGAAGTGGATCTTCACGCAAAACTCGGACAACTCCTGGAATATCGTGAGTGTGTATAGCGGTCAAGCCCTGGATGATCCCGGCTCCTCGAAAACCAACGGAACGCAGATGGACCAATGGGGCGTCAACGGCGGCTCCAACCAGAAATGGTGGGTCGATGTGCAGTCGGACGGCAGCTACAAGATCTGGAACGTGGCGAGCGGCCTGGCGCTGGATAACGACAATCTTTCCGCCAACGGAACTCCGCTGATCCAGTGGACGTGGACCGGGTCGAACAATCAACGCTGGATTTTGAGATAG
- a CDS encoding MerR family transcriptional regulator codes for MAFVKDRNQPIYTISIAAKLVRPMGGRGGDDVKPIHAQTLRMYDRLGLVKPQKVGKNRFYSDRDIERLQKIQHFTQDIGINLAGVAYIFALMDQVQQAGAGAEAMETMLRDAEETLREWINNGEE; via the coding sequence ATGGCGTTCGTAAAAGACCGAAATCAGCCTATCTATACGATCAGCATCGCGGCGAAGCTGGTGCGGCCGATGGGCGGGCGAGGCGGCGACGATGTCAAGCCGATCCATGCGCAGACGCTGCGTATGTACGATCGGCTGGGGCTCGTCAAGCCGCAAAAAGTCGGGAAGAATCGATTCTATTCGGATCGGGATATTGAGCGACTACAGAAGATCCAGCACTTCACGCAGGACATCGGCATCAATCTGGCCGGTGTGGCGTATATTTTCGCTCTGATGGACCAGGTCCAGCAGGCGGGGGCGGGCGCGGAGGCGATGGAGACCATGCTGCGCGACGCCGAGGAGACGCTGCGGGAGTGGATCAATAACGGGGAGGAATGA
- a CDS encoding DUF1559 domain-containing protein, protein MSSKFRGFTLIELLVVIAIIAILAAILFPVFAKAREKARQISCLSNQKQLGLGVLQYMQDYDECFPCGDLPSTFGGVYGGGAGWANQIYPYVKSAAVYTCPDDAGYKGVAVESYGINENLTSGATVDGNNTPEGGALKVAQCGAPANTILLAETTECGNYTPVTTVGELTSPAITGFSWAGTGGPGLNVASNVCTNYAMGLQVGPRTYPTHPARHTNWGNFLLADGHAKFLNPLLVSPGFNAQDSTNDTTVNTSSPNPYFAAGTGFSGKSVTTGAPFVATFSAT, encoded by the coding sequence ATGTCTAGTAAATTTCGTGGTTTTACCCTGATCGAACTGCTCGTAGTCATCGCTATCATTGCCATACTTGCGGCAATACTCTTCCCTGTCTTCGCGAAGGCGCGCGAGAAGGCCCGCCAGATCTCCTGCCTTTCCAACCAGAAGCAGCTCGGCCTGGGCGTCCTGCAGTACATGCAGGACTACGACGAGTGCTTCCCCTGCGGCGACCTTCCTTCGACGTTCGGCGGCGTCTACGGCGGAGGGGCCGGATGGGCCAACCAAATCTACCCCTACGTAAAAAGCGCCGCCGTCTATACGTGTCCGGATGACGCCGGGTACAAGGGCGTCGCGGTCGAAAGCTATGGGATCAATGAGAATCTGACCTCCGGCGCCACCGTGGACGGTAACAACACCCCCGAGGGCGGCGCGTTGAAAGTCGCTCAGTGCGGGGCCCCGGCGAATACGATCCTGCTGGCCGAGACTACCGAGTGCGGTAATTATACACCGGTGACCACTGTCGGCGAACTGACCAGCCCGGCCATCACCGGCTTCTCCTGGGCCGGAACTGGCGGCCCAGGCCTGAACGTCGCCTCAAACGTCTGCACCAACTATGCGATGGGGCTTCAGGTCGGCCCGAGGACTTACCCGACCCATCCCGCACGGCATACGAACTGGGGCAACTTCCTGCTGGCCGACGGGCATGCGAAATTCCTGAATCCGCTTCTCGTCTCCCCCGGCTTCAACGCCCAAGATTCGACTAACGACACAACCGTGAACACGTCCAGCCCTAACCCCTATTTTGCGGCCGGAACCGGCTTCAGCGGCAAGAGCGTCACCACCGGCGCACCGTTCGTCGCCACCTTCAGCGCCACCTGA
- a CDS encoding GNAT family N-acetyltransferase, with protein MIIPITTDDYDQHSQDFRRAVREVFPMLAISPDWMEAFLAHWEVMGEGQAVFQTQTRSGRAFGRRTGWKVHHLIPSDWRRRYDILAEALTEIQAEFLASEADELTLDIHETLPSHTLYFAGLMPGLGFEMGSGEILLQAGEDFLSHVRLPDLPPGIREVRLEDARLSDYALLYARAHAARIHHRPSFFREQNWRETIVDAAAHDDLRRTWIGLEAEGQIVASCYGGCRPERWGEIMSVEELAVLPEFSGRGLGRYTLIRCLQELQRHYGAPGRVFQIGTWRHLGPRPIRMYLGLGFQVTQAKTYAAYRRNR; from the coding sequence ATGATCATCCCCATCACCACGGACGACTACGACCAGCACTCTCAAGATTTTCGACGCGCCGTTCGCGAGGTCTTCCCGATGCTCGCGATCAGCCCGGATTGGATGGAAGCCTTTCTCGCTCATTGGGAAGTAATGGGCGAGGGCCAAGCTGTGTTTCAAACACAGACTCGCAGCGGTCGGGCGTTCGGCCGCCGCACCGGGTGGAAGGTCCATCATTTGATCCCCTCGGACTGGCGCCGGCGATACGACATCCTCGCGGAGGCGCTCACGGAAATCCAGGCGGAGTTTCTGGCTTCGGAGGCCGATGAGCTCACGCTCGATATTCACGAAACCCTTCCCTCCCATACTCTGTACTTCGCGGGGCTGATGCCGGGACTGGGCTTCGAGATGGGATCCGGTGAGATCCTGTTGCAGGCGGGCGAGGATTTCCTGAGCCATGTTCGTCTGCCCGATTTACCACCCGGAATCCGGGAAGTAAGGCTTGAGGACGCGCGCTTGTCCGATTACGCTTTACTCTATGCACGGGCGCACGCGGCGCGGATCCACCACCGTCCTTCGTTTTTTCGGGAGCAGAATTGGCGGGAGACGATCGTCGACGCCGCCGCGCACGACGATCTGCGCCGTACGTGGATTGGGCTGGAGGCCGAAGGCCAGATCGTCGCGTCCTGCTACGGCGGCTGCCGCCCGGAGCGCTGGGGCGAGATCATGTCGGTGGAAGAGCTGGCCGTCCTGCCCGAGTTTTCCGGCCGGGGTCTCGGGCGATACACGCTGATCCGCTGCCTGCAAGAGCTTCAGCGCCACTACGGCGCGCCCGGCCGCGTTTTCCAAATCGGCACATGGCGTCACCTCGGCCCGCGCCCGATCCGCATGTATCTCGGCCTTGGCTTTCAAGTCACGCAGGCAAAAACATACGCCGCTTACCGGAGAAATCGATGA
- a CDS encoding DnaJ C-terminal domain-containing protein has translation MAIDYKDYYKILGVPKTATDKDIKAAYRKLARQHHPDVNAGDKSAEDKFKDVGEAYDVLGDADKRAKYDQFGDQWKAYGSGGPTGGGGGAYQGDVNFGGFGAGGIDDFLSSLFGGAAGGGAAGGFGGFSQPSGRTRQTPRQVREDVEYPVEISLEEAFAGTTKSFTLSVPDTCGRCGGSGAVSSGKNKPCSMCAGTGKVKGNRGLFANNVCPQCGGTGQEVEVCPECHGDGTVIKKRRLTDIKIPAGVPDGQRIRLAGQGANGGDLYLKVIVRAHPQYERQGIDLYTDFVVPYTVAALGGEAPVETLSGRKVLNVPAGTQTGQTFRMGGLGMPDIKKKGTSGVLFARAKISVPKELSVRERDLLTELAKIRKDSVKA, from the coding sequence ATGGCGATCGATTATAAAGATTATTACAAAATTCTGGGCGTTCCGAAGACGGCGACGGACAAGGATATCAAGGCGGCTTATCGGAAGCTGGCGCGCCAGCACCATCCGGACGTGAACGCGGGCGACAAGAGCGCCGAGGACAAGTTCAAGGATGTGGGCGAGGCCTATGATGTCCTGGGCGACGCCGATAAGCGCGCGAAGTACGATCAGTTCGGCGACCAGTGGAAGGCGTACGGTTCGGGCGGGCCGACCGGCGGCGGAGGCGGCGCTTATCAGGGCGACGTCAACTTCGGCGGCTTTGGCGCGGGCGGCATCGACGACTTCCTGTCGTCGCTGTTCGGCGGCGCGGCGGGCGGGGGAGCCGCCGGCGGCTTCGGCGGCTTCAGCCAGCCTTCGGGACGGACACGGCAGACGCCGCGCCAGGTGCGCGAGGATGTCGAGTATCCCGTCGAGATCTCACTCGAAGAGGCGTTCGCGGGCACGACCAAGAGCTTCACGCTGAGCGTTCCCGACACGTGCGGACGCTGCGGCGGTTCGGGCGCGGTGAGTTCGGGCAAGAACAAGCCCTGCTCCATGTGCGCCGGTACGGGGAAGGTCAAGGGCAATCGCGGGCTGTTCGCCAATAATGTCTGCCCCCAGTGCGGCGGAACCGGACAGGAAGTGGAAGTCTGTCCGGAGTGCCACGGCGATGGAACCGTGATCAAGAAGCGCCGTTTGACCGACATCAAGATCCCGGCGGGCGTTCCGGACGGTCAGCGGATCCGATTGGCGGGGCAGGGGGCCAATGGCGGCGACCTGTATTTGAAGGTCATCGTGCGCGCGCATCCCCAGTATGAGCGTCAGGGGATCGACCTGTACACCGACTTCGTTGTGCCCTACACCGTGGCCGCCCTCGGCGGCGAGGCTCCGGTGGAGACGCTCTCGGGCCGCAAGGTGCTCAATGTCCCGGCGGGAACGCAGACCGGCCAGACGTTCCGCATGGGCGGCCTTGGGATGCCGGACATCAAGAAAAAGGGAACGTCGGGCGTGCTGTTTGCCCGGGCCAAGATCAGCGTGCCCAAGGAACTGAGCGTCCGCGAGCGCGATCTACTGACGGAGCTGGCGAAGATCCGCAAGGATTCGGTGAAGGCGTAA
- a CDS encoding ATP-dependent Clp protease ATP-binding subunit, producing the protein MFEKFTERARELVQLAQDILTRYKHTQLDTEHLLLAMLEQNDGLVTQVIRQLGAEPRELIRATENALARAPKVQYNDPSAQIYITPRIKRVFDLASEEAQRLQDTHIGVEHLLLGLIKEGEGGAARILAQFAIDEEKTYKALQSIRGTNRVTDEKPEEKYKVLERFSRDLTQLAREDKIDPVIGRDEEIKRTIQILSRRTKNNPVLIGEPGVGKTAIAEGLARKMAKNDVPENLRDRRLLALDMGALVAGSKFRGEFEERLKGVMDEVRKAAGSIVLFIDELHTVVGAGAAEGAMDASNMLKPALARGELQCIGATTLDEYRKNIEKDPALERRFQPIVVGEPSVEDTITILTGLRDKYEAHHKVKIDDSALVAAAELSSRYITDRFLPDKAIDLIDEAASKIRIEKSSMPPEIIEKEERLGQLLHEGRAAADARDYERAARLRDEEVALRAEFTKERDAWFAQSGMNSVVDEQDIAELIAKATGIPVSRMFQEEAEKLLAMESKLHERVIGQQVAIEAVSEAIRRARAGLKDPQRPIGSFLFLGPTGVGKTELARALAQFLFDDQDAILRIDMSEYMEKHSVARLIGAPPGYVGYDEGGQLTEAVRRRPYRVVLLDEIEKAHPDVFNILLQLLDAGRLTDSTGRVVDFKNTVVIMTSNIGSHHIEAIPTGATQIEIDDQYERMKDKVTMELRNHFRPELLNRIDEIIVFHALNKEQITSIVDLLLQGTERQLSARKLHLEVTDAAKELIANVGFDPLYGARPLKRTIQRMVENPISSGILRREFTDGDTIIVDSDGDKIVTRLKVPTIGGRETASV; encoded by the coding sequence ATGTTTGAAAAATTCACGGAACGCGCGCGGGAGCTGGTCCAGCTGGCCCAGGACATCCTGACGCGCTACAAGCACACGCAACTCGATACCGAGCACCTGCTGCTGGCGATGCTCGAACAAAACGACGGGCTGGTCACGCAGGTGATCCGGCAGCTGGGCGCGGAGCCGCGCGAGCTAATCCGGGCGACCGAGAACGCCCTGGCGCGCGCCCCGAAGGTGCAGTACAACGATCCATCGGCGCAGATCTATATCACGCCGCGCATCAAGCGCGTCTTCGACCTCGCATCCGAGGAAGCGCAGCGATTGCAGGATACGCACATCGGCGTCGAGCATCTGCTGCTAGGGCTGATCAAGGAGGGCGAGGGCGGCGCGGCGCGCATTCTGGCTCAGTTCGCCATCGACGAAGAAAAGACCTATAAGGCGCTGCAATCCATCCGGGGCACCAATCGGGTCACCGACGAGAAGCCTGAAGAGAAGTATAAAGTTCTGGAGCGCTTCTCTCGCGATTTGACGCAGCTGGCGCGGGAAGACAAGATCGATCCGGTCATTGGGCGCGATGAAGAGATCAAGCGCACGATCCAAATTCTGTCCCGCCGCACCAAGAATAACCCGGTGCTGATCGGCGAGCCGGGCGTTGGCAAAACGGCGATCGCCGAGGGTCTCGCCCGCAAGATGGCGAAGAACGACGTGCCGGAGAACCTGCGGGATCGCCGCCTGCTCGCGCTCGATATGGGCGCGCTGGTCGCCGGCTCCAAGTTCCGGGGCGAGTTCGAGGAGCGCCTCAAGGGCGTCATGGACGAGGTTCGCAAGGCCGCCGGTTCGATCGTGCTGTTCATCGACGAGCTGCACACCGTGGTCGGCGCCGGCGCGGCCGAGGGGGCGATGGACGCGAGCAATATGCTCAAGCCCGCGCTCGCTCGCGGCGAATTGCAGTGCATCGGCGCGACGACGCTCGACGAGTATCGCAAGAACATCGAAAAGGACCCGGCTCTGGAGCGGCGCTTCCAGCCCATCGTGGTCGGCGAGCCGTCCGTGGAGGACACCATCACAATCCTGACCGGTCTGCGCGACAAGTACGAGGCGCACCACAAGGTCAAGATCGACGACAGCGCTTTGGTGGCGGCGGCCGAGCTTTCGAGCCGCTATATCACCGATCGGTTCCTGCCGGACAAGGCGATCGACCTGATCGACGAAGCTGCGTCCAAGATCCGCATCGAGAAGTCGTCGATGCCGCCGGAGATCATCGAAAAAGAAGAGCGGCTGGGCCAGCTGCTCCACGAAGGCCGCGCGGCGGCCGACGCCCGCGACTACGAGCGGGCGGCGCGCCTGCGCGATGAAGAGGTCGCCCTGCGCGCCGAGTTCACAAAGGAGCGCGACGCCTGGTTCGCTCAGTCGGGCATGAACAGCGTCGTGGACGAGCAGGACATCGCCGAGCTGATCGCCAAGGCCACCGGCATCCCGGTCTCCCGGATGTTCCAGGAGGAGGCCGAAAAGCTGCTCGCGATGGAATCCAAGCTGCATGAGCGCGTCATCGGGCAGCAGGTCGCCATCGAAGCGGTTTCCGAGGCGATTCGGCGCGCCCGCGCCGGACTCAAAGATCCGCAGCGTCCGATCGGCTCGTTCCTGTTCCTGGGACCGACCGGCGTCGGCAAAACCGAGCTCGCCCGCGCGCTCGCGCAGTTCCTGTTCGACGATCAGGACGCCATCCTGCGCATCGACATGTCCGAGTACATGGAGAAGCACAGCGTCGCTCGCCTGATCGGCGCGCCGCCGGGATATGTCGGCTACGATGAAGGCGGACAGCTCACCGAAGCCGTGCGCCGCCGCCCGTATCGCGTGGTGCTTTTGGACGAGATCGAGAAGGCGCATCCCGACGTCTTCAACATCCTGCTCCAGCTGCTCGACGCCGGCCGCCTGACCGACAGCACCGGCCGCGTCGTCGACTTCAAGAATACCGTGGTGATCATGACGAGCAACATCGGCAGCCACCATATTGAGGCGATTCCGACCGGGGCGACCCAGATCGAGATCGACGATCAGTACGAGCGGATGAAGGACAAAGTCACGATGGAGCTGCGCAATCACTTCCGTCCCGAGCTCCTGAACCGAATCGACGAGATCATCGTGTTCCACGCGCTGAACAAAGAGCAGATCACCAGCATTGTGGACCTGCTGCTCCAGGGCACCGAGCGCCAGCTCAGCGCCCGCAAGCTGCACCTGGAAGTGACCGACGCCGCCAAAGAGCTCATCGCCAACGTCGGCTTCGACCCACTCTACGGCGCCCGTCCGCTCAAACGCACGATCCAGAGGATGGTGGAAAACCCCATCTCCTCCGGCATCCTCCGCCGCGAGTTCACCGACGGCGACACCATCATCGTCGACAGCGACGGCGACAAGATCGTGACGAGGCTTAAAGTCCCGACCATCGGGGGGCGCGAGACGGCTAGCGTTTAA